A genome region from Eremothecium cymbalariae DBVPG#7215 chromosome 4, complete sequence includes the following:
- a CDS encoding uncharacterized protein (similar to Saccharomyces cerevisiae YPR134W), translated as MNRVGREFGKNSVALRYYFYHRSSKALDEVLFHEQLGSRLARAGKLEFCKSGYSKVINSGRTRVPFMDVVISSEDSVGLLKVLFNIAGIRIGGSGLVERNGAIGAARASKEKHFVTLGKHDELINYRKGLCWAETADGCLFPLDGSIKYKLDGCGELAERAMDRDDALMKWRGAFYDSYAGESAVFLKPILFAGYISLPAPIKHWMQECLPPQEFSQVDMKLSDNLLYGFRGFKGH; from the coding sequence ATGAATCGAGTTGGTAGGgaatttggaaagaatTCTGTTGCTTTACggtattatttttatcataGGAGTAGCAAGGCATTGGACGAGGTTTTATTTCATGAGCAGTTGGGTTCGAGGCTGGCGCGGGCAGGGAAGTTAGAGTTCTGCAAGTCGGGGTATTCTAAGGTTATTAATAGTGGTCGGACGCGGGTTCCTTTTATGGATGTGGTGATATCCAGTGAGGATTCGGTCGGGCTTTTGAAGgttcttttcaatattgCTGGGATACGTATTGGAGGGTCAGGGTTAGTTGAGAGAAATGGTGCTATTGGGGCGGCGAGGGCCTCCAAAGAGAAACACTTTGTGACGTTGGGAAAGCATGACGAACTGATTAATTATAGAAAAGGTTTGTGTTGGGCTGAAACGGCTGATGGCTGTTTGTTTCCGTTGGATGGGAGTATCAAGTATAAACTGGATGGATGCGGGGAATTGGCAGAGAGAGCCATGGATAGGGATGATGCATTGATGAAGTGGCGTGGTGCGTTTTATGATTCTTATGCTGGGGAATCAGCTGTCTTTTTGAAACCGATTTTGTTTGCTGGTTATATCAGTTTGCCGGCACCCATTAAGCACTGGATGCAGGAATGTTTACCCCCGCAGGAGTTTTCGCAGGTAGATATGAAGCTGTCGGATAATCTGTTGTATGGTTTTAGAGGGTTTAAAGGCCACTGA
- the TOM5 gene encoding Tom5p (similar to Ashbya gossypii AAR106C) has translation MFGFAQQQPSEEELKKHQEQSNNTVKMAAYGAAFLWISPILWSIFRKQWK, from the coding sequence ATGTTTGGATTCGCACAGCAACAGCcatctgaagaagaacttaAGAAACACCAGGAACAGTCCAATAACACTGTTAAGATGGCAGCGTACGGTGCGGCGTTCTTGTGGATTTCTCCTATATTGTGGAGTATTTTCAGAAAACAGTGGAAATAA
- the SPN1 gene encoding transcription factor SPN1 (similar to Ashbya gossypii AAR107W) gives MSNLESSGKLVDGMVEEVEQAKDGSVGLSEEGTSGQVVVERQRKHIDKGDYDDEDGAEVNRRSVLNLPVTSYSVDNGGFGEGLGRRQVLEAKMERLLKKPKVRHSRQDEDDLEQYLDEKILRLKDEMNVAAQKDIETLNRRLETGDNSLVAMEKVVLLPKVVSILNKANLADTILDNNLLQSVRIWLEPLPDGSLPSFEIQKSLFAAIENLPIKTEHLKESGLGKVVIFYSKSKRVEPKLVRLADRLVAEWTRPIIGASDNYRDKRVFKMEFDVEKHRKKAVLDSAKSKKRKKTAVDEEKHKSLYEQAAARRNRAAAPAQTTTDYKYAPVSNVSNVQTGIRTTGVGSTLNNSDLYKRLNSRLAKSKKSK, from the coding sequence ATGAGTAATTTGGAAAGCAGTGGTAAGCTGGTTGATGGAATGGTTGAGGAAGTTGAGCAGGCGAAGGATGGATCGGTTGGTTTAAGTGAAGAGGGAACAAGCGGACAAGTTGTAGTGGAGAGACAGCGGAAGCATATTGACAAGGGTGATTacgatgatgaggatggGGCTGAGGTGAATAGGAGAAGTGTTTTGAATCTGCCGGTGACGAGTTATTCGGTGGACAATGGCGGGTTTGGGGAGGGTCTTGGGAGACGGCAGGTTTTAGAGGCGAAGATGGAGCggttgttgaagaagccaAAGGTCAGGCATTCGAGGcaggatgaggatgatttGGAGCAATATTTGGATGAGAAGATTTTGCGTTTGAAGGATGAGATGAACGTTGCTGCGCAGAAGGACATTGAGACGTTGAATCGGAGGTTAGAGACGGGGGATAATAGTCTTGTTGCTATGGAGAAGGTTGTTTTGCTGCCAAAAGTGGTTAGTATATTGAATAAGGCGAACTTGGCGGATACTATTTTGGATAACAATCTTCTGCAGAGTGTGCGGATCTGGCTGGAGCCGCTTCCCGATGGGTCTTTGCCGTCTTTTGAAATACAGAAGTCGTTGTTTGCGGCGATTGAAAACCTGCCTATCAAGACTGAGCATTTGAAGGAGAGCGGGCTGGGGAAGGTGGTTATCTTTTATTCTAAATCGAAACGTGTGGAGCCTAAACTTGTGCGGCTGGCAGATAGACTGGTTGCTGAATGGACAAGGCCAATTATAGGTGCATCGGACAACTATCGCGACAAGAGGGTGTTCAAGATGGAGTTCGATGTCGAGAAACACAGAAAGAAGGCGGTGCTAGATTCTGCCAAATccaagaagagaaagaaaacgGCAGTGGACGAGGAGAAACACAAGTCACTATATGAACAAGCTGCTGCAAGAAGAAACAGGGCCGCTGCACCTGCACAGACAACTACAGACTACAAATACGCGCCCGTGAGTAATGTCTCTAACGTACAGACGGGTATCAGAACAACAGGCGTCGGTTCGACGTTAAATAACAGCGACCTTTACAAGAGACTCAACTCCAGGTTAGCCAAATCCAAGAAATCCAAATAG
- the RPS23B gene encoding 40S ribosomal protein uS12 (similar to Ashbya gossypii AAR108C 1-intron): protein MGKGKPRGLNSARKLRVHRRNNRWAELSYKKRLLGTAFKSSPFGGSSHAKGIVLEKIGVESKQPNSAIRKCVRVQLIKNGKKVTAFVPNDGCLNFVDENDEVLLAGFGRKGKAVGDIPGVRFKVVKVSGVSLLALWKEKKEKPRS, encoded by the exons ATGGGTAAGGGTAAGCCAAGAGGTTTGAACTCCGCTAGAAAGTTGCGTGTCcacagaagaaacaa CCGTTGGGCCGAACTGTCCTACAAGAAGAGATTGTTGGGTACTGCCTTCAAGTCTTCTCCCTTCGGTGGATCATCTCACGCCAAGGGTATTGTGTTGGAAAAGATTGGTGTTGAATCCAAACAGCCCAACTCTGCCATTAGAAAGTGTGTCAGAGTTCAATTGATTAAGAACGGTAAGAAGGTGACTGCTTTCGTCCCTAACGATGGTTGTTTGAACTTTGTTGACGAAAACGACGAGGTCTTGTTGGCTGGTTTCGGTAGAAAGGGTAAAGCTGTGGGTGATATTCCAGGTGTTAGATTCAAGGTCGTCAAGGTCTCTGGTGTGTCCTTGTTGGCTTTGtggaaggaaaagaaggaaaagcCAAGATCCTAA